Proteins from a single region of Streptomyces sp. TN58:
- a CDS encoding RNase A-like domain-containing protein, whose product MAGPTPGPTPAQPPAGGGNIDVKPSSLWTVSGRVAGQQDPMMRGGNTLVQELQKYPDAGGAGTSAEKFAQAYKKIGNRWLEVLGKSVVSIGGVAVGFTETANAYTKADAAAHPKPGKAAEQRPLPTVIDKDPKFASVPDIKWGDDDGGDDLIRGAMEGIPEIVRDVLQPAAKNIFRVGKVADVHPFPQQHYLNSHCHSWMNASTVPGNTAAELTSIIGTITNHGRADWEAAMRTFCSALWGATAWGQSGPSRHGYQWAHTTGPHGAQVATGSQPVMAVLADVAIKISDCLREYAEAAVELNHDISEELKRAMKKAAMSIIDDLEKAKEKPSLKTIAGAVTSVASGAGGAVGLLLKFDVNTVLNLDKAKLNRIVDEYTGIVDGLTTRMEALQKVLDEAHMSAPKFEAGVARAHGFGARSLEDFKSTSQTWLKIDSATGKYVLDLAANEYMADGHTLDKHVGKTDEQLAQRLRDQQDPPTNAWPHGKPTMRASSAFPNYQRAQELTQYNLNHNAAAIDAWIKGPPPPPQNDVRTFTATAPNGEISGRSVSKQPTDPTEPLSGYKQGGLLARAEEVTGIDTRIRYDSNRNPPFTVMTSMPSK is encoded by the coding sequence ATGGCCGGCCCCACCCCGGGCCCCACCCCGGCGCAGCCGCCTGCCGGAGGCGGCAACATCGACGTCAAGCCGTCGAGCTTGTGGACCGTCTCCGGCCGGGTCGCCGGTCAGCAGGACCCCATGATGCGAGGTGGGAACACACTCGTGCAGGAGCTGCAGAAGTACCCGGACGCCGGTGGGGCGGGCACCAGCGCCGAGAAGTTCGCGCAGGCCTACAAGAAGATAGGCAACCGCTGGCTGGAGGTGTTGGGCAAGAGCGTGGTCAGCATCGGGGGTGTCGCCGTCGGCTTCACGGAGACCGCCAACGCCTACACCAAGGCCGATGCGGCGGCCCACCCCAAGCCCGGGAAGGCCGCGGAGCAGCGCCCCCTGCCCACGGTCATCGACAAGGACCCCAAGTTCGCCAGCGTCCCCGACATCAAGTGGGGTGATGACGACGGCGGAGACGACCTGATCCGCGGCGCGATGGAGGGCATACCGGAGATCGTCCGGGATGTTCTGCAGCCCGCCGCGAAGAACATCTTCCGCGTCGGCAAAGTGGCGGACGTCCACCCCTTCCCGCAGCAGCACTACCTCAACTCGCACTGCCACAGCTGGATGAACGCCTCGACCGTCCCGGGCAACACGGCGGCCGAGCTGACGAGCATCATCGGCACCATCACCAACCACGGCCGGGCCGACTGGGAAGCCGCCATGCGGACGTTCTGCAGTGCGCTGTGGGGCGCGACGGCCTGGGGGCAGTCCGGTCCGTCCCGGCACGGCTACCAGTGGGCGCACACCACCGGCCCGCACGGGGCACAGGTGGCCACGGGCAGTCAGCCGGTGATGGCCGTCCTGGCCGACGTGGCGATCAAGATCAGCGACTGTCTGCGCGAGTATGCGGAAGCCGCCGTCGAGCTGAACCACGACATCTCCGAAGAGCTCAAGCGAGCCATGAAGAAGGCCGCCATGAGCATCATCGACGACCTGGAGAAGGCCAAGGAGAAGCCCAGTCTCAAGACCATCGCCGGCGCCGTCACCAGCGTGGCCAGCGGGGCGGGTGGCGCCGTCGGGCTCCTGCTGAAGTTCGACGTCAACACGGTCCTGAACCTGGACAAGGCCAAGCTCAACCGGATCGTGGACGAGTACACCGGCATCGTGGACGGCCTCACCACGCGCATGGAGGCGCTCCAGAAGGTCCTGGACGAAGCGCACATGAGTGCCCCGAAGTTCGAGGCCGGCGTAGCCCGCGCCCACGGCTTCGGCGCCCGGTCCCTGGAGGACTTCAAGAGCACCTCGCAGACCTGGCTGAAGATCGACTCGGCCACCGGCAAGTACGTGTTGGACTTGGCGGCCAACGAATACATGGCCGACGGCCACACGCTGGACAAGCACGTGGGGAAGACGGACGAGCAGCTGGCGCAGCGCCTGCGCGACCAGCAGGATCCACCTACGAACGCCTGGCCTCACGGGAAACCGACGATGAGAGCCTCCTCGGCCTTCCCGAACTATCAACGGGCACAAGAGCTCACCCAGTACAACCTCAACCACAACGCTGCAGCGATCGATGCGTGGATCAAGGGTCCGCCGCCACCGCCCCAAAATGACGTGAGGACCTTCACGGCTACGGCGCCCAACGGCGAGATCAGCGGCCGCAGCGTGAGTAAGCAGCCGACCGACCCGACCGAACCGCTGTCGGGTTACAAGCAGGGTGGCCTACTTGCCAGGGCCGAGGAAGTGACAGGTATCGACACGAGGATCAGGTACGACAGCAACCGAAATCCTCCCTTCACCGTCATGACGTCCATGCCCAGCAAGTGA
- a CDS encoding WXG100 family type VII secretion target, protein MSDDDRITVDFATLQRLSGDLEEILKNLNEKLDLLYERTKKAVLSWDGEARQAFIDELDKWDRSAQDLKAAQAWLHEVVVKGHLNYAAANKSVLQGWGGGA, encoded by the coding sequence ATGTCGGACGACGACCGTATAACCGTCGATTTCGCCACCCTGCAGCGCCTTTCCGGCGACCTGGAGGAGATCCTCAAGAACCTCAACGAGAAGCTCGACCTGCTCTATGAGCGCACCAAGAAGGCCGTTCTGAGCTGGGACGGTGAAGCCCGGCAGGCCTTCATCGACGAGCTCGACAAATGGGATCGCTCGGCCCAGGACCTCAAGGCCGCGCAGGCCTGGCTCCACGAGGTCGTGGTCAAGGGACACCTCAACTACGCGGCGGCGAACAAATCCGTGCTCCAGGGCTGGGGAGGCGGTGCCTGA
- a CDS encoding WXG100 family type VII secretion target, whose translation MQDSDLRVSEDGLTRLADDLDKMQGHLERQIRDMDRVVDSIAAGWQGPTATAYRSLHRGAAEDAVRIRQVLALLEEATRAARDGFTAQELEILAAFKQVQSQEDVAASAEELTVPDQAPAAPQSRLQDI comes from the coding sequence ATGCAGGACAGCGATCTGAGGGTTTCGGAGGACGGCCTCACCCGGCTCGCTGACGACCTGGACAAGATGCAAGGCCATCTGGAACGGCAGATCCGCGACATGGACCGGGTGGTCGACAGCATCGCGGCCGGCTGGCAGGGTCCCACGGCTACGGCCTACCGCTCCTTGCATCGGGGGGCGGCAGAGGACGCCGTGCGGATCCGGCAGGTGCTCGCCCTCCTCGAAGAGGCCACCCGGGCCGCTCGTGACGGCTTCACAGCCCAGGAACTGGAGATCCTGGCCGCGTTCAAGCAAGTGCAGAGCCAGGAGGACGTGGCGGCGTCCGCCGAGGAATTGACCGTGCCCGACCAGGCTCCAGCGGCTCCGCAGAGCCGTCTGCAGGACATCTGA